In Perca fluviatilis chromosome 19, GENO_Pfluv_1.0, whole genome shotgun sequence, the genomic window CATTCTTCTACTCAGTCAAAAAGTTACAAAGTTGTCCAAATACGTCTAAAATGCttccttttaaaatgaaaactccTCAAGGAGTAAGTTTGACAACTGATCTTTCAGTATCAGAATTGGTTAATTATTCttatgcacatgcatgcacggcTCTTCATTACAGCAGCTAAGCAATATCAAATCAAGTCCTTATGGGTATTAATGTAGTCTGCATGGGAGTATTGTATTGGCAAGTTAAATATAGTATATTTTCAAGAAggaacattttgcaaaaaatgtctTCTCGACTTTACAGTGTCAGTGTTACCAATTTATAACCAACACTTTAACTACAGAAAGCTTTTGTGGTAATATGATAGCTTGGTTTTGATGTGACCGCTACACATTTAACACTGTAAGTGAAAATAAGTCTGGAGGAAAACTCAAAATACCATGACTCCATGGACTCGTTTTCCATTTAGGCTCGAGCAGAGGACCTGcatttcattaaattattatCAATAAAATTATCTGTTGCCTTATTTAAGTCATCTAGTAAAACTTGCAAATGCTAACTAGAGTCAGTTTCTTGATTAATCCAACAATGTTATTACAATGGTTTGAGTATTCTAAAAGGTGTCATGGTTAGTAACTTCTGACAATTTAAAACCAATCTAACATAATAGTACACAGCTTCATTCTATAATCGCTAATGACATCCAATTGCACTTCAATAGTCTGCTAGACATCCTGCACAGTCTACTCTTAAATTTAATCTAGACCAAGCTTGGCACGTGAACTTCAGGTAGTTACTGTAAAGGAGGTGGCAACGTGGATGCCTACATTTATCAGTAAGGAGTGGCACTGTTTCATTGACACTTTAAGGTCAGCTATCCATCATGTTACACAATGATTGGACTTGGAGGCCCAGTTAATTAAACAGAATAGCATATACTGCACTCATGCACTTTCTACTGCACATCCACAGGCCAAAGTTCAAATGTTCACATCATCAAAAAACAAAAGCTTTATATACTAAAAACATTAATGGGACATTTGGCAAGACCCCCTTAAAGTTTTTATCAAAATGTTTCTGTTAAGTGTGTAATtgtaccatacacacacatagccaTTATCATTGCATGCTGTCAAAGTCAGATTAGAAAAACAAACCAGAGTATTAGTGCTGGCAGTGGGATGGGGGATTAGCATGGCTAGCACAAGCATGATGACTGCTTGTCTACAGCATGCTGAAACCCATTTAGCCTTGTTGAGAAGGCTAGCATGTAGCATGACTACGCAAACTGTCTTCGCAAGCCCGGTACGGTAGCAGGTTAGCATTATTATACCAACCCTCTTCACTAgctctggtaaaaaaaaattgcgtCTTAAATGGGCAGTAGCTAACTGAAGGACTACCATACACTCTCCCAGCTCCATCTGCTGGAGAAACAGACATGCACAAGAATGGCCGGCAGCCTGGTGACAAGTCACATCTGATATCTCTTCACAACATCTTTGACATCATGTTTGGCACCCGTGTCACGTATCTGCAGCGTGATACTGGACGTCCAACTCCAGCGACTTGTCATGTTACCTACGGCATCTAAAGCTAAAGCCTTACAGACAAAGGCCAGGGCTCAATAACCCTTTCAATTAGATCTGTGCCTGCTGCATCTCCCTACGTTCTCCAAGTAGAACTAGCTTTCCATAATGCTCACATCATGGTACAACACTAAAAGGTAAACCCTCGTTTTCTGCGcaacaattttaaaatgtagaTGACTTTGGAGTCGTTGTgggtttgtttgtattttctcCAGCTGTTTTTCCCCCACATTGGGCACCTGTGCTTGTCAGGTTGTGATGGTCTGAgttggagggagggggagggaaaaAAGATGGGAGGTAGGGATCGTTGGACAAACTGTGGTTGCTTTCCAGAAAAACTCCAGCAGCGCTTGTGCTGCCTTTTTCTTACATGTAAAGGCATTGTGATTTTCTCAGTGTAGAGATTTTTTGTCTAAAGTTCAtgagtaataataatacatgtagCTGCCCAACCACAATTCTAGCCCTTACTTCTCCCAGTTAAAGAATCCCAAAGAAGGAAAGTGCTTGGAcggacagatggatggatggacaggtGGATCGATGGATGGGTATGTGCTGTTGAAGCCATCATGTCTCCTCAATAAAAAAACTGCAGTAAGCTAAAAATTGGCAAAGTGTCCTTTTTCCCTTCACTGAATATAGACAtccagacagagagacagtccaCTGTCATAATACATCTCAATATTCAAAAACGGTTGCAGTCCGCGGCTTACATCGTCAAGCTACTGTAAAGAGAGAGAGTCACATGCAGAGCCAGTGCTTCTACTGGTTAAATGGGCAGAGACGCCCCAACTCCCACCAACAACGAGGTGTCATGTTTGGAcagtaaattaaaattaaaaacacaattttacacATCTGCGGAATGGGACAGaattagaaaaacaaaacaacatgaaaaaatgagtaagagagagagagaatatttaAGTGAAGGTAGAAAGCATGAGGTCTAAATATTACAGTACAGGAACAGTTGGCTTGTCCACTTTCTGCTCTCCTCTTTCTGGCCCCACCGCCTGAGAGTCCTTGTCCACAGTTAACCAGCAGCTGGCCATCATGTTGGCCATTTCAACTGACTTCAGCTGACAAGTGGGTTGGCCAGTCAACCTTAACAAACAGCACAAATTGCTAGCAAAACAATCACTGGCCAGCATTAATGGTCTTAAATTGACCAATAACCAACCAGCAAAGGCCGACCTGGCTCCAGTGGAGAACTGGATATAAATtgcttaaaaaatataaataaaaaaacaaccagcTATCTTGGATGTCATTCAGTCTTATCAATCAAAAAAGATGGAGAGATTTTCCAAACCCGACTTCTGGCACCATAGTAGTATTTGAAGTTTAAGTAGTAGTCTTGTTGGCGTACGATGGCGATGAGGGACTGTGGTGGAGTCTAGGTGTCAAGGCAGGTGTGCCTCCTGTTGGCCAGGAGGTCTCTGTAAACGGAGGAGTTGAGGAAACGGGGGAAGGAGTCACGATGCATCAGGTTGTAGATCTGGAACTGGGCCTCCTCGTACATCAGGTTGCTGGGCTCCGCCAGGTTCTGGTTTATTCCTTCTCTGACCCGCGAGTCCAGACTCACCTGGGATGTGGAAAACAAATTTGATTTATAAacgatggtgtttttttaagtgATCCGTAGAGTACCAGTGGCTTCTTAAAGACATGACAGGCTGTTCACTATTTGGCTTCTTAACAAGAGTCTTGTAATGTTGTACTTAAGCACAGTGGTGCGTtaagctaaaagctaacattagcatggtGACATCTCAAAATGACAATGCTAAGATGCTGATCAacaggtataatgtttattaCCATGTTCCCCATCTGAGTATAGCgtgctagcatgctaatattTACCTTTAGGTAACATTTATTTGGCACTAAAGCCAAAGTACAACTGAATATTTTTAAGTtttagtcataaaccaaagtgttGGGCAATATAAAAATGTGACCTGATGATGGGGCTACATGgaaagtcattaggatttatCATCTGGGGActatgaaaaaatatatttcagtccggaccaaagtggtggactgagcGAAACGACAGGCCAACATTGCCATCCTTAGAGTCATGCTGCTAACATGGCAGTGGTGGCTCACTTCTGCTGATTCAACACAAAGACAGCTGGTACCTCTTTGGGTGATAATATGGACACGTAGTCTTCGTATATGATCCTGGACTTCTCCTCAACCACTAAGGGATCAGTCTCCTTTTTCAGCTCTTCACAGGCCATCCAGAAAAGCAGGTTGTCCTCGCTGTACTCAGAGCGCAGGAACTCCCGGAAGACCTCCCGGCCCTCCCGCGAGCGCAGCATCACCTCAAAGCTCCGGGCCCACAACAGCGCCTCGTCTAGACTGGGCTGTCTACAGTCGGACATAAACAAATGAAGACATTCATGTGTGTGAGATtgacacacacaaccatactGACACAAACATGCAGGACCGAAAGGATGATGGCTGGACTTACTGTTCTTCTGCAGCTTCAATACTGTCCATCTTGGTGCAGGTCTGTCGTTCACTCCTCTCCATCCTATCTTCATTCCTTGATTGGAGACAAGAAATTGATTATGCTCGCCAAAACAAAAGTCTGCTATTGGCATTTTAAATGGATAGATTTTATTTATCATTAGATTAAGTTGTAGATGGAGAGTCACAGTTAGATCAGAATTCATTACTGTCCACTTTTAGCTACATATTTGACTATAGGGACGTTGTTGTCTTTATTTACCTACTGTAGAATTAAGGCTGCAATGATGCATTGATTGTGACAAATGTACAGATACAAAATGATTTTAGTCCATGCAAATCAGCATTCACCATCCTTAGTTACCACCCAAGAAAAAAACTCTACACTATATCCAAACAACCAAATTTCTCCTCTCGCTAGGGATGTCCAGAGCCAATCAACAAGATCAGTATCAGGGCTGATTTACTTTTTCTATTGTTCACCTATCGGCGATCTCAAGTAACCACGATTGGACGATATGAAAATAGAAATGATCACCCAACCCTACCGTCATAGTAATCTGAATATGTTTGGATTTTGGACTATttattggtcagacaaaacaagcaattgaAAGACGTCACCTTGGGCTTTA contains:
- the rgs17 gene encoding regulator of G-protein signaling 17 isoform X1; translated protein: MPRSVSGVEMRKRQAAHIEATPQAPGQPRPNTCCLCWCGCCKCLWNEDRMERSERQTCTKMDSIEAAEEQQPSLDEALLWARSFEVMLRSREGREVFREFLRSEYSEDNLLFWMACEELKKETDPLVVEEKSRIIYEDYVSILSPKEVSLDSRVREGINQNLAEPSNLMYEEAQFQIYNLMHRDSFPRFLNSSVYRDLLANRRHTCLDT
- the rgs17 gene encoding regulator of G-protein signaling 17 isoform X2, which gives rise to MRKRQAAHIEATPQAPGQPRPNTCCLCWCGCCKCLWNEDRMERSERQTCTKMDSIEAAEEQQPSLDEALLWARSFEVMLRSREGREVFREFLRSEYSEDNLLFWMACEELKKETDPLVVEEKSRIIYEDYVSILSPKEVSLDSRVREGINQNLAEPSNLMYEEAQFQIYNLMHRDSFPRFLNSSVYRDLLANRRHTCLDT